One Alnus glutinosa chromosome 13, dhAlnGlut1.1, whole genome shotgun sequence genomic window, tagagataaatgtaaaatcaagcTAGTCTTGTGGTTGGCCtagatttttaaataaaaacaaaaggtaattttgattttttatggtcaaaataaCGTATTTTTGAAACATTTTGATCGAATTTGATAAAGCTGAAGTTGTACTCTCACCTAACAACTAATACTTtgctctttatttatttatttattttttaatagatgatACTTTGCTCTTTAGGTGAAGGCCTAGGATTACCAACTGCCAACAAAACGTCAGAgccaaacatatataatatattccaatttaagaaaaggaaaacttgGCCTTTTATTGGCCTAGGCTAACTAATTAAGCTCCCCATCAATCAATAGAGATTTGCAATTGGGCTTATTGCAAAGTAGTCTAGTTGTTCTGCTGTTCGGAAATCAGGCAATTTTGTCTTCCGATATTCATGGGGTTTGTAGTAAGTTTGGCGATGATATTCTATACCTAATGCACAGAAAAAACGCTTTCAATGGGGGTTATGCTTGATTTAAGATTCCCAGCGATTTGGGCAGTATATTGTGAGAGAGCTCACGTGGGATCGATTTGCCTAAATAATTTTGAACTATTCGCCCACCTCTTCGAACAGATGGGTTCCATATAGTGTAAGGAATATTAGGTTAGGGGCCTTTGGGCTTGGGTTTATAATTGATTAGTCAGTTGGGCTGAATATTAGGAATTAGGACCATAGTAATTAATTGAGTCTATATAAGATTTAGGAGACGATTGTATTAAGTATCAAAATTAAGGATTATTCATTAAAATGTGTTTTAGAGATTAGCTGTTCTCAAATCAGCCATtagaattctagggcttctcgAATTGCCCTTCCTTATTCATCATCCATCTTTCACATTCGATCATCATTATCCGATCCATTCCAATTTCATATCCATTTTTCATCTATATCCTAGAAACTGGAAAGTTCATTACATATAGGCACTCTCTCATGTGCTGCTCAAATTGCTGGATATCCTTGAAAGTCACGCTACACGTCAATggataatatttaaaaaattaaaatgaatgaTGACAACACAATTATTAGAGTACCAAGTGATTATTAAATCAATTTGCCACATTGAATATTGGCTTTGCAATTACCGTCTTGCTAAGAATCCCACGTGctaccatattttgtttttaatgggAAACCAGTAAGAATGTAACATAACTATCATATCGTATGACATAACATGGTGGCTATGATAAGTCGTGTTTACATTGGTCGGCAAGACACGAATTCAGACTAAACATTTAAAGTGAAATAGGCGAGCCAAGAAGAAAGAGGTAATCAAGAAACccaaggaaagaagaagaaagaagatcgaactaatgcttcgtttgtttcggcgtaaaatgatttctggaaaatgatttcggtatttttcggtatttggttgGGACGAAAATaacagtcaacgaaaatcattttcggtttgaccgtaaaagtttctttaattttcgaaaaacgatttacgatttttaaaaccgtaaatcgttttccgaaattaagctcttcgtccttacacgcatgtttgatatccgatcgttaaaatttagcaattgttGGTCATCAGGATCCAGTCAGCGctggagtccgacaacatccagtCTCCAGAAACCTGCCGGCGCCGGAATTAGGCCACCGGAATTCTGCCGTTACCGGAATTCGGCACCGGcagaccaaattccggccgggATATCGTTGGATTCCGGCCAAGTAGGTCGGATCTGGTCAAACTTTctcgtcggaatccggcaacggcgaccggacgttgccggattccggcgacgattaccaaactcttatttttgcatttcgtaattttttcgtgcgaaccaaacaccgaaaaatattttcgagaaaatcattttttctgaaaatgatttcgtcgaaatcattttacgacggaaatcattttacgtcgaaacaaacggagcataaaaggaaaagaggaggaggaggaggagtcATAGATTTaaagagagaaacaaagagTTGAGGTAGTTCGGCCTTCTAGGCCTACGACCACAGCTACTAATGCCAATAGTGCTAcattgttcttcttcttcttcttctttttcttcttctttttattattattattattattttttattattttattttttaatgttttgaggAAGCAGTCTGATTGTTGGTGTTTAGGCTTGTATTTATGGCCTCCAGGTTTTGTTGTTTCATGTTTGGGTTTGTGTTCCAGATTGTTTTTTCTGAAATGTACCTTGTGTGTTGTTCAATAAAAGCTTTTATTCATcggaaaaaaatattaaaatataaatatctaATATTGTATTACATTAGTTGTACGGGTTTATAGCGAAAGTATGTGATAAAGAAGACAAAGATGTGGCACATAAAGTAAGACGAGGTGTGCTAAAAAAGGTAACCTactaagaaaaatagaaattaattttgatgtttGAACATCCAATCCAATTGAATCTAATCCAATTGGTCCAAAGGACCAAAAGTGTTGTGacttaaaagagaaagagacacATAATTAATGGGGAGGCAATGGAATAGGTCTACACGAAATGTAGCAATCACATGATTTATAATTAGTTACATTTTACACCTGGCCTCCTCCTATACATTCTAATGGGAacacatatttatttatttattttttttaaattccaaGTGGGGGAAAGGGTAAAGGCAATGGGAACACAATTATAAACACGATTAGAGCCCTTAAATTTTGTggtttaaaagaagaaaaggtcAAAACACCAAATTAACCTGACTTTGGGTTTGACAAACACTTGGCACAAATCTCAACACGTggatccttttcttttccttatcgGGCAGAGTATGTACGTTCTAAAATTAAAGGGTGGTTTACATATATCTTCCCTCCTTCATTAGCCCTTCTCCCTATGCCATGAGCCTCATGGAAAAGCACgtttaataaaataaagcatataTTGAGTACTGCTAACAGGTCGGGAAATATATATCAAGGAATGGGCAAAACCTATGATCGATCTTCTCATATATATCAGATATTTGTTTAAACTAGAAAAGGATAATTTGTTGCCAGCATCGATCTATATAACACATAGCTATAGCTAGCTTTGCATAATTATCATGTGACTCATTAAAAGATATTGGAAAAGAAATAACTTGAGTTCCATCCCGTGACGGATTTAAGAGGGCCGGTATCCTCCTCAATTCTAaaatcgaaaaataaaaatttaacttatcaatctttattaataaatttttttgccCCTAACTCTGCCAACAAGAGCTTTTAGTTTCGTCCATAATTCTATCCATGCATTCATGgtcagaaagagagagatcatTAGTTAACACATAAAGTCGTGGGTCCATAAAAAATTAGGGAATATTATCTTCTGTAGATGCCCTTATTAAGAAGCAGTCATAAACTGCAAAGTAGGaacaaggtatatatatatatatatatatatatatatatatatttatgcacTTATGTTATaggatcatatgatcatattatTATACTAATTTATCTATACctatttattataataaagTTCTCTAATAATAggctttcaagtttcaacctaAATCTTAAAGACTTTTTAGTTCGATCGGGTATGTGCCAGCTGAGACCCCCCCCATTAATGAGAGTAATAAGCTTTTGGTGtaacttataatatatatatatatatatatatgtatatatttttttttttttgaagaagaagTGTAACTTATAATATTTGATTTACTAACCCACGTTCCCATTACCATATTTTTCAACCACAATATTCTACCTCGCCCTACTCACAAAATAGTTTGGCTTGCCtccaataaaatatatatatatatatatatatatatattctaatattttaagttatcattattaatttattacaaTAAGATAGAAGAGTATGCTACGCGGAACCATCTTTCCAATAAATGCAAGCTGATCAAGAAATGAAAAGCTCTCACATGGAAAGCCAGCATCTAACGGTCCATATCTGGAAGGCGTGATCACTGTAAATAAGGCTGTCCGTTAGTTTGTTTAGGTCTAAAGTCTAAACCAACGCGTTTGAAGCTTCACCAACCATTTGAAAAGCGAAGACACTTCGCCATTCTCaaatcttctcttcttcttctttcttcatatAACCCAaacaccctctctctctctctctctctctctctgtgtgtgtaaGCAATAAGGAATGGAAGAAGCTCAAAAACACAAAGAAATCCAACATGAAAGACCCAAGTCCCTTGTATGGGACTGTGGGAGCACACTATACGACTCGTTTGAGCTCAACTCGTTCAAACGCCAGCTTGACTCGGCCATATCCTCGAGAACCCTATCCATGCCACACTTACCCGAGCGCCGCGCTGCTCCTCCTCCGCTGCCACTGTCTTCGGCGACCAAAAAATCGTCGAGGATCTCTCGGTCACTCCACAAGCTCCTCAGGTCTGTATTCAAGCCAAAACCAACTTCTGGCCCCGTGCTTGGAGTACAAGAGCAATCCAAGGATGGGTTTTACGTCGTTTACGATAAGTCCGGGTCGCTTACCACAATTCCAGAAGTTCCCGAGATTGACTTTAATGGGTTTTCTCCGGAGATCGGTTCCTTGGTGAAGAGGTCAACTTCAGAGCGGTTTACAGCCACCTCTATTGGTATTTCATGTGCTTAGTagaccttggaagaatatttaatggatattttctttttgtatatataGTATGGAGACTTGTTTGTTAATaacttaatactatatataatgTTTGTGATTTATATAGGTTGCTTAATTAGGGGGGTTTAAACTTTGACAATTTCATTGGTTGAACTCTGAATTTCAAACTGATCGATCCAGTCAATAATTAGCTATGTAATAGATAAAGAAATGAATCAAACTTTGACAATTTCATTGGCTCAAGAACACGTACACAACTTGGGGCCACAGAAATCTACCAGCATCCTACTTACTTCTGATGGGTTTAGCCATTTCTTGAATTGACCATTGAGactataattttattgatgattGATATGGAATTACCATTAATTGTTTCAGTATATGCTAGCTCTACCTATTATCTGGATATACCattatattctttcttttttcattcctattcttctttcttttcttaaaaattgaAGATGGTGGGGATTTCTTGAGTACTGTCCAGAGGTATTTTGGTTGTCATGAAAGGTATTCGGGTTGGAAACTTGTATTAATTGCTTGGAAGATGAAGTTCTTGTTTTGGGTTCTTTTAGAAATATTCCAAagacaaaatctaaaaaaacaaTTGGATGTTATTTCAGGATTTAAATCAAACAATAGAAAGTGAGTGATTTAATTGAAACAAACacatcctaatttttttttaagttctttaaATTTGTCTCCCTCGAGTACTTTACCAATGGTTAACAACTTATCGACCACCAGTGAAATAGATCGTCCGTACTTGACCATCTCTTTGAGAGTCGTCACCCAATTCTATATTTGAAAGTAAATCATCCTTCTTAAATGGCTTTAAAATGAGGTACAGAGTACAGTGCAAAATGcatgttaatttatagatatattgaagaaattaaattcataatGCATGAAAAGAGAAAAGTGGAAGAAAGTGAGACAAATGATTTACGGATGATTCGGCATTAGACACTTCTGTCCACCATTAGCCCAATTTGATTAATTACATTGTGCTCATAGAATTAAAATGGTAGATTTAATCATTCAAGTTAATATCTAATACTCAATTTTATGTATGGACTCAAACTCTCTATTAATAAGTGAGGCCCAaaacgtgaaatatttaactaaaatcgGGTGATCGATACTATGTTAAATAATCAtttgtctcaaaagcttaagcagataggaatgaataaatttaatcattttatttaaacaCATCTGACATATGTGGACTTAAATTAATTTCCTCTTGTTAAAATGTCCTACATCGCCAAGAGATTACTAACGTGAGAAGTTTATAAATTATGGgcacccctcctctctcaaggcatTTTTTGAGAGCGAGTAAGGTCCATGTACTTttatatggtattagagcaggttTCTTGGACGATGTTGCCCATTTTCCTCCtgttgttgaacacgtgtttgaccaaaaatgccaCACGGAAAGGGGCGTACTAAAGTGATCCACATTGCCAAAAGATTACTGACATGAAAaatttataagccatggacatccttaataagtgaagtttagcatatgaaatatttaattgataattAAAATGAGACGTGAATGACAAAGATAAAATTCGAACTCACAACGTTTGTTcaaatactatgttaaatcactattattctaaaaatttaagctaataaaaaataaaaaatttaataatttaaattaatattctaatatcgT contains:
- the LOC133854771 gene encoding uncharacterized protein LOC133854771, with protein sequence MEEAQKHKEIQHERPKSLVWDCGSTLYDSFELNSFKRQLDSAISSRTLSMPHLPERRAAPPPLPLSSATKKSSRISRSLHKLLRSVFKPKPTSGPVLGVQEQSKDGFYVVYDKSGSLTTIPEVPEIDFNGFSPEIGSLVKRSTSERFTATSIGISCA